From Calothrix sp. PCC 6303, a single genomic window includes:
- the nblB gene encoding phycobilisome degradation protein NblB, which yields MTITPESVKELLASEDLGDRLRAVNQFRDLEPQVAFELLQTAIKDPSTRVRYSATSQMDTLGDQDLQLSLSLLRNLLKDKEPDVQAAAADCLGALKLVEAFDDLQQLYHSTPEWIVQLSIIATLGALGEPRGFELLQEALTSDNGLVQITAISAFGELGNPAAVPLLETYANNPDWQVRHRLVLALDQLGGEKAKSILQVLANDDVDAIASEAKRALS from the coding sequence ATGACTATTACTCCGGAATCAGTTAAGGAATTACTAGCTTCGGAAGATTTAGGCGATCGCTTACGCGCTGTAAATCAGTTTCGAGATTTAGAACCTCAAGTTGCTTTTGAACTGCTGCAAACTGCTATTAAAGATCCTAGTACTCGTGTTCGTTACTCAGCCACCAGTCAAATGGATACCCTAGGCGATCAAGATTTACAGTTATCCCTAAGTTTACTCCGCAACCTTTTAAAAGACAAAGAGCCAGATGTTCAAGCTGCTGCTGCCGATTGTTTAGGAGCATTAAAACTAGTGGAAGCTTTTGACGACTTGCAACAGCTTTATCACAGCACCCCAGAGTGGATTGTGCAATTAAGTATCATTGCTACTTTAGGAGCATTGGGGGAACCACGGGGTTTTGAATTACTCCAAGAAGCTCTAACATCAGATAATGGATTAGTCCAGATTACCGCTATTAGTGCTTTTGGGGAACTTGGCAATCCCGCAGCGGTTCCCCTGTTAGAGACATATGCAAATAACCCAGATTGGCAGGTTCGTCATCGTCTAGTTTTGGCTTTAGATCAATTAGGTGGAGAGAAAGCCAAATCTATTTTACAGGTTTTAGCCAATGATGACGTGGACGCGATCGCATCTGAAGCCAAAAGAGCTTTATCTTAG
- a CDS encoding LEVG family PEP-CTERM protein: MQKLNSIVKITTVATVSLGALSMSSAAHAAGFSSFDLGEEGEVALLQNNNTSVCLSNANCIQTQSFGFTVKSLAYNDTNKASLLFSDNRDTANTYKKSGVNISFFGDNGASKLDEGTNTPLGQFWLRPVALDNKGKPLEKGRLETGLFNFDFLGETVSKLVLSLHDVEYKDSTRVIKVNGVSQTLASLIAAAGPNDGLQEITLRNVKNFEIQLGQLGQNPDKDGISFNTGDGVTLQGTAVPEPGVNASLGALGLAAMFGLNRRRNSKAVKFN; this comes from the coding sequence ATGCAAAAGTTAAATTCAATTGTCAAAATCACAACAGTTGCTACTGTTAGTCTTGGTGCTTTAAGTATGTCATCTGCGGCACATGCAGCAGGCTTTAGCAGCTTCGATTTAGGTGAAGAAGGTGAAGTTGCACTTCTACAAAATAACAACACTTCTGTTTGCCTTTCCAACGCAAATTGCATTCAAACCCAATCTTTTGGTTTTACCGTTAAAAGTCTTGCTTATAACGACACCAACAAAGCTAGTCTTCTATTCTCAGACAACAGAGATACAGCTAACACTTATAAAAAAAGTGGTGTTAATATCAGCTTTTTTGGTGATAATGGTGCAAGCAAATTAGATGAAGGAACAAATACCCCCCTTGGTCAATTTTGGTTACGTCCTGTTGCTTTGGATAACAAAGGCAAACCATTAGAAAAAGGTCGCTTGGAAACTGGTTTATTCAACTTTGATTTCCTTGGCGAAACTGTATCAAAATTAGTATTGAGCTTGCATGACGTTGAATATAAAGATTCCACAAGAGTCATAAAAGTTAATGGTGTAAGTCAAACACTCGCATCCCTCATCGCTGCTGCTGGTCCTAATGATGGTCTTCAAGAAATCACATTGAGAAATGTTAAAAACTTCGAGATTCAACTAGGTCAATTAGGTCAAAATCCAGATAAAGATGGTATTAGCTTCAACACTGGTGATGGCGTGACTCTCCAAGGTACAGCAGTTCCTGAACCTGGTGTAAATGCAAGCTTGGGTGCTTTAGGATTGGCTGCAATGTTTGGTTTGAATCGTCGTCGCAACAGCAAAGCAGTCAAATTCAACTAG
- a CDS encoding DUF456 domain-containing protein has product MQTQVVYWILIAVMVIGIVGAVVPALPGTSLILAAIVIWGFVKGSWAAISTPLIVTGIVLLLSIGIDFLAGYIGAKKAGASKWGQIGAFVGLVVGFFGLLPALPFGGPLLGMLLGPLLGAIIAEYLFCRNWQVAIKAGVGIVVGTLVGNLIQGLLAIACVIVFLFSTWGQVFGG; this is encoded by the coding sequence ATGCAAACTCAAGTTGTTTACTGGATACTTATCGCGGTTATGGTTATCGGTATCGTTGGTGCTGTGGTTCCAGCGCTTCCAGGTACCAGTCTGATTTTAGCCGCAATTGTGATTTGGGGTTTTGTCAAAGGTTCTTGGGCAGCTATCAGCACACCTTTGATTGTGACGGGTATCGTGCTGTTACTCAGTATAGGGATAGATTTTTTAGCTGGTTACATTGGTGCAAAAAAAGCTGGTGCTAGTAAATGGGGACAAATAGGAGCTTTTGTGGGCTTGGTGGTGGGATTTTTTGGTTTGTTGCCTGCACTTCCTTTCGGAGGTCCATTGTTAGGAATGTTACTTGGTCCATTACTAGGGGCAATTATCGCTGAGTATTTATTTTGCCGAAATTGGCAAGTTGCCATTAAAGCTGGTGTCGGGATAGTTGTGGGAACATTAGTGGGGAACCTGATTCAAGGTTTACTTGCGATCGCATGTGTGATAGTTTTCCTATTTTCTACTTGGGGACAAGTGTTTGGAGGATAA
- a CDS encoding TRADD-N-associated membrane domain-containing protein, whose protein sequence is MYKIISKFNLIFGKKFCGYATATPIPRRRIALFKHSFIASSIFTLAIAVEPALSQSSGSLNSSSNQIQNFDTNEVGYPILVGGVTAVSLSVLGLATSVLSGKNKQQLEQELKGAEELAIAVQHSRLQNCKPGITQNLDETEERFRTVAAELIHNYHTQALSQAASQFWFSITAASFGFLLIMYTGFTALRAKEPEIALLNTLPGIAIEAVAALFFRQAEGTRKRATELYDRLRSDDRQTQAIMLIESIESPNLRDIVKAQWSLQIAGFQAQPVDLGGYIPKKNPQLPGNGGYDDDYPET, encoded by the coding sequence TTGTATAAAATAATCTCTAAATTCAATCTTATATTTGGGAAGAAATTTTGCGGTTATGCCACAGCGACACCTATTCCCAGAAGAAGGATCGCACTCTTCAAGCATAGCTTTATCGCTTCCTCAATTTTTACCCTGGCTATAGCAGTTGAACCAGCTTTGTCACAGTCTTCTGGCTCCTTAAATTCTAGTAGTAATCAAATTCAAAACTTTGATACCAATGAAGTTGGTTATCCGATTCTCGTAGGGGGAGTCACAGCAGTTAGCTTGAGTGTATTGGGTTTAGCAACTTCGGTTTTATCAGGGAAAAATAAACAGCAGTTAGAACAAGAACTTAAAGGAGCAGAAGAACTTGCGATCGCAGTTCAGCATTCCAGACTTCAAAATTGTAAACCCGGCATTACCCAGAATCTTGATGAGACTGAGGAAAGATTCCGCACAGTTGCAGCAGAATTGATTCATAATTATCACACCCAAGCACTTTCTCAAGCCGCATCACAATTTTGGTTTAGTATTACAGCAGCATCATTTGGATTTTTATTAATTATGTATACTGGTTTTACTGCTTTAAGGGCAAAAGAACCGGAAATCGCCTTGCTGAATACCCTTCCCGGAATTGCTATTGAAGCTGTAGCCGCATTATTTTTTCGTCAAGCAGAGGGAACACGTAAACGCGCTACTGAACTTTATGATCGATTGCGTTCTGACGATAGACAAACACAAGCTATTATGCTAATTGAATCTATTGAAAGCCCCAACTTGCGGGATATAGTTAAGGCACAGTGGTCGTTGCAAATAGCCGGATTTCAGGCTCAACCAGTTGACTTAGGTGGATATATACCAAAGAAAAACCCTCAGTTACCCGGCAATGGTGGATACGATGATGATTATCCGGAAACTTAG
- a CDS encoding metalloregulator ArsR/SmtB family transcription factor, whose protein sequence is MKNDHFQVLLRFFKALADESRLKILGILAHQECSVEELAALLQLKEPTVSHHLTRLKELHLVTMRPEGNAHLYQLNAVELENISREIFTPEKMASLVGTVNIETWENKVLKTYIEGDFQNIEASVRLKEIPASRKKRSVVLKWLASKFELGVDYPEQAVNDTIKRYHPDCATLRRELVSYEFMKRDQGIYCRSVQ, encoded by the coding sequence ATGAAAAATGATCATTTTCAAGTTTTATTACGCTTTTTTAAAGCATTAGCAGATGAAAGTCGATTAAAAATTTTGGGGATTTTAGCACATCAAGAATGCAGTGTTGAAGAATTAGCTGCATTACTCCAGCTTAAAGAACCGACCGTATCGCATCATTTGACTAGACTAAAAGAGTTACATTTAGTGACTATGCGTCCAGAAGGGAACGCCCATTTATATCAGCTAAATGCTGTAGAATTAGAAAATATCAGTCGTGAGATTTTTACACCTGAAAAAATGGCTTCTTTAGTTGGAACCGTAAATATAGAAACCTGGGAAAACAAAGTATTAAAAACCTATATTGAAGGTGATTTTCAGAATATAGAAGCCTCTGTACGACTTAAAGAAATTCCAGCTAGTCGCAAAAAGCGTTCGGTTGTACTGAAATGGTTGGCAAGCAAATTTGAGCTAGGAGTTGATTATCCAGAACAAGCAGTGAACGACACCATCAAGCGATACCACCCCGATTGTGCTACCTTACGGCGCGAACTAGTTAGCTATGAATTTATGAAACGTGATCAGGGGATATATTGTCGTTCGGTACAGTAG
- the glmU gene encoding bifunctional UDP-N-acetylglucosamine diphosphorylase/glucosamine-1-phosphate N-acetyltransferase GlmU, whose protein sequence is MVVVAILAAGRGTRMKSNLPKVLHSLGGRSLVERVIHSVEPLSPSRKMVIIGYQAEEVKTAMEPISGLEFIEQTVQLGTGHAIQQLLPHLQGYEGDLLVLNGDVPLLRQETMKNLLHTHQENKNAATILTACLPDPQGYGRVFCNAENFVQQIVEHKDCTDAQKQNRRINAGIYCFRWQNLEQVLPYLEANNAQKEYYLTDAVTQVNPVMAVDVEDYQEILGINDRLQLADAYEILQQRVKEQWMMAGVSIIDPSSVTIDETVELQPDVVLEPQTHIRGNTVICSGSHIGPGCLIENSEIGANVTVRYSVITDSCIKAGSKVGPYAHLRGHAEVGEGCRIGNFVELKKTKLGDKTNVAHLSYLGDTTAGSKVNIGAGTITANYDGVNKHPTQIGDRTSTGANTILVAPVTLGDDVYVAAGSTITENIPNDSLAVARTRQIIKAGWVSKKKKSQQ, encoded by the coding sequence ATGGTAGTTGTAGCAATTCTGGCAGCGGGACGGGGTACAAGGATGAAATCAAACCTACCCAAAGTATTACATTCATTGGGTGGGCGATCGCTTGTCGAACGAGTAATCCATAGTGTTGAACCCCTTTCACCCTCACGCAAGATGGTTATCATTGGATACCAAGCTGAAGAAGTAAAGACAGCTATGGAGCCAATTTCGGGTTTAGAATTTATTGAGCAAACGGTACAACTGGGAACAGGTCACGCAATTCAGCAATTATTGCCGCATCTTCAGGGCTATGAAGGTGATTTGCTGGTGTTAAATGGCGATGTGCCTTTGCTACGTCAAGAAACCATGAAAAACTTGCTGCATACCCATCAAGAAAATAAAAATGCTGCCACTATCCTGACTGCTTGCTTACCCGATCCTCAAGGTTATGGACGGGTTTTTTGCAATGCTGAGAACTTTGTTCAGCAAATAGTCGAGCATAAAGACTGTACAGATGCCCAAAAACAAAATCGCCGTATTAATGCAGGAATTTATTGTTTCCGTTGGCAAAATTTAGAACAGGTCTTACCATATTTAGAAGCAAACAATGCTCAGAAAGAGTATTATCTAACGGATGCTGTCACCCAAGTTAACCCCGTAATGGCTGTTGATGTCGAAGATTATCAAGAAATCTTAGGTATCAATGACCGTCTTCAATTAGCAGATGCCTACGAAATTTTACAACAGCGTGTCAAAGAACAATGGATGATGGCAGGTGTCAGTATCATTGATCCTAGTAGTGTGACAATTGACGAAACTGTAGAATTACAACCAGATGTAGTTTTGGAACCCCAAACCCACATTCGCGGAAACACAGTGATTTGTAGTGGTAGCCATATTGGACCTGGATGCCTAATTGAAAATAGCGAAATTGGTGCCAATGTGACGGTACGCTATTCCGTAATTACCGATAGTTGTATTAAGGCAGGTAGTAAAGTTGGTCCATATGCTCACTTACGTGGTCATGCTGAAGTTGGCGAAGGTTGCCGCATTGGTAATTTTGTAGAACTGAAGAAAACTAAACTTGGTGATAAAACTAATGTTGCCCACCTTTCCTACTTGGGTGACACCACAGCTGGTTCTAAAGTTAATATTGGGGCTGGAACCATTACAGCTAATTATGATGGCGTAAATAAGCATCCCACCCAAATAGGCGATCGCACTAGCACTGGAGCTAATACTATTTTAGTAGCACCCGTTACTCTGGGAGATGATGTGTACGTGGCAGCAGGTTCCACAATTACAGAAAATATCCCCAATGATTCTTTAGCCGTTGCCCGCACGCGTCAAATTATTAAAGCTGGCTGGGTATCCAAGAAGAAAAAAAGTCAACAGTGA
- a CDS encoding two-component system response regulator, translating to MVHKSNYTGSTSENSGRLNSSAVAPSICQNPNQGLHTQQSYSPSRSKEEPLLEAVNAVDTWLNSDSNAKSISLISFVQQVEGSKVNGSDLDVPKVLVVDDHSASRMAAAALLAMEGYEVIEADSGYTAITLVTQKQPDLILLDVMMPGMDGFEVCQKVKQDEQTRLIPVIFITALNDKRSRIHGIEVGADDFLTKPFDRLELAARVKSLVQQKRLNEDLDHAEKVLFSIATAIESRDPNTGNHCERLVSLGKAFGEYLHLSRNQVRDLMWGGYLHDIGKVGIPDAVLLKHGGLTSEEWDIMQQHVKIGERICQPLRTMRGVIPIIRHHHERWDGSGYPDRLKGDEIPYLAQVFQIIDIYDALTSERTYKQAFTPDNAIKMMWEETNKGWRNPELMQQFSSFVLGRS from the coding sequence GTGGTTCATAAATCCAATTATACAGGCTCTACTTCCGAGAATTCCGGTCGTTTGAATTCTTCAGCCGTTGCTCCCAGTATCTGTCAAAATCCAAATCAAGGATTACATACACAGCAAAGTTATTCACCCAGCAGATCAAAAGAGGAACCTCTTTTAGAAGCAGTGAATGCTGTAGATACCTGGCTTAACTCTGATTCTAATGCTAAAAGTATTTCCTTGATTTCATTTGTGCAGCAAGTCGAAGGGTCGAAAGTGAATGGTTCTGATTTAGATGTACCCAAAGTTTTAGTTGTAGATGATCATTCTGCCAGTAGAATGGCAGCAGCAGCCTTACTAGCAATGGAAGGCTATGAGGTCATCGAAGCTGACAGTGGCTACACTGCCATTACACTCGTGACCCAAAAGCAGCCAGACTTGATTTTATTAGATGTAATGATGCCGGGAATGGATGGCTTTGAAGTTTGTCAAAAAGTCAAACAAGACGAACAAACCAGACTAATTCCAGTAATCTTCATTACCGCTCTCAACGATAAGCGATCGCGTATTCACGGGATCGAGGTTGGGGCAGATGACTTTCTCACCAAACCTTTTGATCGCTTAGAATTGGCAGCACGCGTCAAATCATTAGTTCAACAAAAACGCTTAAATGAAGATTTAGACCACGCTGAAAAAGTCCTTTTTTCCATCGCCACAGCCATCGAAAGCCGCGATCCCAACACGGGAAATCACTGCGAACGACTTGTCAGCCTAGGAAAAGCTTTTGGCGAATATCTCCACCTTTCGCGCAACCAAGTCAGAGATTTAATGTGGGGTGGATATTTACACGATATTGGCAAAGTTGGTATCCCAGATGCAGTTTTACTCAAGCACGGAGGCTTGACAAGCGAAGAATGGGACATCATGCAGCAGCATGTAAAAATCGGTGAAAGAATTTGCCAACCCCTACGAACTATGCGGGGAGTTATTCCCATCATTCGCCATCATCACGAACGCTGGGACGGTTCTGGATATCCAGATCGACTCAAAGGTGACGAAATTCCCTATCTGGCACAGGTTTTTCAGATCATTGATATCTATGATGCACTGACCAGCGAAAGAACCTACAAGCAAGCCTTTACCCCCGATAACGCAATCAAAATGATGTGGGAGGAAACCAATAAAGGTTGGCGCAACCCCGAACTGATGCAGCAATTTAGCTCCTTTGTTTTAGGTCGAAGCTGA
- a CDS encoding tRNA (5-methylaminomethyl-2-thiouridine)(34)-methyltransferase MnmD, giving the protein MPDSEMFSPKLTSDGSFTFFSQEFNELFHSHFGARQESFQKFAYPTQLQTQAQKPVLRLLDICYGLGYNTAAALQTIWETNPHCQVEIIALEQNSSVPQAAIGEDIFQQWDCKYTDILTQIAYHHQIQNQHLTAKLLIGDARQTILQVITSGFQADAIFLDPFSPPQCPQLWTVEFISLVAKCLHWQGLLATYSCAASVRVALLTAGLAIGSTSPVGRKSPGTVAMPLAAETFYQQIDTHKNIPIISSFPLSAAEIEHLQTRAAVPYRDPQLQDCASIIRQRRQQEQLNSTLESTYQWRKRWSLG; this is encoded by the coding sequence ATGCCAGACTCCGAAATGTTTTCCCCAAAACTTACAAGTGATGGTTCATTCACTTTTTTTTCGCAAGAATTTAACGAATTATTTCACAGCCATTTTGGAGCGCGTCAAGAAAGTTTTCAAAAGTTTGCATATCCAACCCAGCTACAAACCCAAGCTCAAAAACCAGTATTACGACTGTTAGATATTTGTTACGGGTTAGGGTATAATACCGCAGCCGCCCTACAAACTATTTGGGAAACTAATCCTCATTGCCAAGTGGAAATAATTGCTCTAGAGCAAAATTCATCAGTTCCCCAAGCTGCTATCGGCGAGGATATTTTTCAACAATGGGACTGTAAATATACAGATATTTTGACTCAAATAGCATATCACCATCAAATTCAAAATCAACATCTTACAGCTAAACTTCTAATTGGTGATGCAAGGCAAACAATCTTACAAGTCATCACATCAGGTTTTCAAGCAGATGCAATTTTTCTCGATCCATTTTCACCTCCCCAATGTCCCCAACTATGGACTGTGGAATTTATCAGCTTAGTTGCTAAGTGTTTACACTGGCAAGGTCTTCTGGCGACCTATTCCTGTGCTGCATCCGTAAGAGTTGCCCTTTTAACTGCTGGTTTAGCAATAGGTTCAACTTCACCAGTGGGGAGAAAATCTCCAGGTACAGTTGCAATGCCATTAGCAGCAGAAACCTTCTATCAACAGATCGATACTCATAAAAATATCCCGATTATCTCGTCTTTTCCCCTTTCTGCGGCAGAAATCGAACATTTACAAACCCGTGCAGCTGTTCCCTATCGGGATCCTCAGCTACAAGACTGTGCTTCTATAATTAGGCAACGACGGCAGCAAGAGCAACTAAACAGCACTTTAGAAAGCACTTATCAATGGCGAAAGCGCTGGAGTTTAGGATAA
- a CDS encoding sulfurtransferase, with product MINKSSIISAQSLFENRDQVVIIDCRFSLADSQLGWQQYQVSHIPGAYYLNLNEDLSSPVQEHGGRHPLPKPEELGIKLAAMGVDFQKTLVVAYDDSRFAFASRLWWLLRYLGHQQVAVLDGGFAGWMSAGYPVTDVISEAKTASFIPQVQPHMVVDIADVKKQQNLAEAVLVDSRERDRYHGIHEPIDKIAGHIPGAVNYPWQDVTDNSGYAISPELQRQRWQDVENSPEIIVYCGSGVTACVNLLALDLAEISTGKLYAGSWSDWISYE from the coding sequence ATGATAAACAAATCTTCAATTATTTCTGCCCAATCCTTGTTTGAGAATCGTGATCAGGTTGTGATTATTGATTGTCGGTTTTCTCTTGCGGATTCGCAATTAGGTTGGCAACAATATCAAGTTAGTCATATTCCCGGTGCTTACTATTTGAATTTAAATGAGGATTTATCCAGTCCTGTACAAGAACATGGTGGCAGACATCCTTTACCTAAACCAGAGGAGTTAGGAATTAAGTTAGCAGCAATGGGTGTGGATTTTCAAAAAACTCTAGTTGTTGCTTATGATGATTCACGCTTCGCATTTGCATCCCGATTGTGGTGGTTGTTGCGCTACTTGGGACATCAGCAAGTTGCTGTGCTTGATGGTGGTTTTGCTGGGTGGATGAGTGCTGGGTACCCTGTAACTGATGTGATTTCTGAAGCGAAAACAGCTAGTTTTATTCCCCAAGTTCAACCCCACATGGTGGTGGATATAGCTGATGTGAAAAAACAGCAAAATTTAGCTGAGGCTGTTTTAGTTGATTCCCGCGAACGCGATCGCTATCATGGAATTCACGAACCTATTGATAAAATTGCTGGTCATATTCCCGGTGCGGTTAATTATCCTTGGCAAGATGTAACCGATAATTCTGGTTACGCAATTTCCCCAGAACTTCAACGTCAAAGATGGCAAGATGTGGAAAATTCTCCAGAAATCATAGTTTATTGCGGTTCTGGGGTGACTGCTTGCGTGAATTTGCTAGCTTTAGATTTGGCTGAGATTTCCACAGGGAAGCTTTATGCTGGTAGCTGGAGTGACTGGATTAGTTATGAATAA